The DNA region GAGCAGCAGGCTGGTCAGGTCGGTCGAGAGCGCTTCAGCTTCGGCGTCGTTTTCCAGGTAAAGCAGTTTCAGGTAGCTGCCGCAGCCAGGACAGACCTCCGCGCGTAACGGTGCCTGATTGGCGGCGTAGCGGTCGTCATCGAGGCTGACGTATTCAAGGCCTTTGCTCTGTTCGCAATACACGCATTTGACCCGCACAACATGCCATTCGCAGGCACACAGCGAGCACACCAGATACCGCAAGCCGTTGTACTTGCTGCGATGGCGAATCACCCCGGCCATGGCCGGCGAACCGCAGGCCGGGCATTGGCTGAGACTGTCGCCGGGTTTCAGCGCAAGGTCCGGTGTACTCAGCAACCAATGACTCCAGGCCACCTGCAACGCCGCGCCGAGAAACGGCACCACGGCGGCGGGCAGCATGGTGAACTGGCCGCTGACCAGCGCAATCGCCCAGGCCTTGAGTTGCCCGACGTGGGCGCTGCGCAAGGTCGCCACGGCTTTTTCCACAGCAGGTTGCGGTGGTGGCTGGTAACGCTGCAATAGAGTTTCGAGGTACGGCAGCCAATGGTCCTCGCGCACCAGACTGTCGGCGGCGAACGGCGGCAAGCCGTGTTGCTGGCACACGCGCAGGCGTTCGGCATCGGGCATGGCGGCCACGGGTGGATCGTCCATCAGACCCTGCTGCACGTGGCATAGGCCGGTCACCAGCCGCAGGTAATCGGCCAGTGGATGGCCGACGACCAGACGCTCCAGGCGCAAGGCGCGCAAGGTGAACAGGTTTTTCGGAGGCAGGTAGAGAAACGGCGGTGAACTCGCCGCCGCTTCGATCTCGCCAGGCTCAAGAATCGTCGCCAAGGGGGGTTATCCTTTTTTGCTGATCGGCCGGTCGGGGTGCTCGTCGCGGGTCACTTCGCGGTACCACAGTTCATGGTGTTTTTTCGCCCAGGCGCGGCTGACCCAGCCATGCAACATGGCGTTGACCGAGCCTTTGATCCAGATGCCGGCGTAGATGTGAACGATGATGCTCAGCACCAGGATTAAACCCGCCAACGCATGCAGCAGCATGGCCCAACGAATGCTGGTGATGCCGAAGTACTCGCTGAAATACTCGCGCCAGATCACCAGCCCGCTGAACAGCAGCACCAGCATGCAAATCAGCAAGGTCCAGAACAGCAGCTTCTGCCCAGGGTTGTACTTGCCGATGGGCGGCACGCCCTCCTCCTCATTCTTGATCACCCGCCCGACTCGCCTCAGCCACAGCCGATCGTTGGTGATAAAGAAGTTCGCCCGCCAGAAACGGATCACCAGCCCAAGGAACAGCACAAACATCACCACGCCCATGAACGGATGCAGGATGCGCGTCCAAGGCCCGCCGCCAAACAGGTTGCTGAGCCAGAACAACGCCGGATGAAACATCGCCAGCCCCGACAGTGCCGCCATGAAAAACAGAATCGCCACCAGCCAATGGTTAGTGCGCTGGTTTGATGTGTAACGAAGGATGGGTTTGTCGTTCATGGCCTGTCCTCCCCCTTCGGATCATAGGTATGCACCGACGGATCGATTTCATGCACGGCGGGATCGGGGATGCTCGGGTGTTCGTCCTCCTCGACCAGCTGCGGCCCGATGCGCACGTAGTGGAAGAACCCGGCCAGCACCGCCAAGCCCATGGCCAGCAACCCCAAGGGTTTGCTCACGCCTTTCCACAGTTCCACCAGCGGACTGATGGTCGGGTGGTCCGGCAGACCGGCATACAACCGGGGCTCATCGGCATGGTGCAGCACATACATCACGTGAGTACCACCGACGCCTTCCGGGTCGTACAAGCCTGCGTGTTCGAAGCCACGGCTCTTGAGGTCGACGATCCTTTCGGCCGCGTGTTCTTTCATGTCGTCCTTGGTGCCGAACACTATGGCGCCCGTCGGGCAGGTTTTTACGCAGGCCGGCTCCAGCCCCACCGCCACCCGGTCTGAGCACAACGTGCATTTATAAGCCTTGTGATCCTTTTGCGAGATTCGCGGGATATTGAACGGGCAACCGGTGATGCAATACCCGCAGCCGATGCAATGGTCCTGGTCGAAATCGACGATGCCATTGGCATGCTTGATGATCGCTCCCGGGCTCGGGCACGCCGCCAGGCAACCGGGCTCGGCGCAGTGCATGCAGCCGTCCTTGCGAATCAGCCACTCCAGATTGCCGGCGTCGGTTTCGTGCTCGGTGAAGCGCATCAAGGTCCAGGTTTCTGCGGTCAGGTCCTGAGGGTTGTCGTAGGTGCCGAGGTTGTGGCCGACCTCGTCGCGCAGCTCGTTCCATTCCGAGCAGGCAACCTGACATGCCTTGCAGCCAATGCACTTGGTGGTGTCGATCAGCTTGGCCACTTCCTCTTGATTGCGCACCGAGGACGGGACGGTCGTGGTGGCCGAACGGGCGATGATGTCTTGGCTGGCCATTTAGACTTTCTCCACGTTGACCAGGAATGACTTGGATTCCGGGGTCTGAGTGTTGCCATCGCCGAGGAACGGCACCAGGGTGTTGGTCAGGTAACCGTGGCGCGTGAGCCCGGTAAAGCCCCAGTGCAGCGGGATACCGATCTGGTGCACCACCTGATTGTTGACCTGCAGCGGACGAATCCGCTTGGTCACCACCGCCACCGCTTCTATATGTCCGCGCTTGGAACTGACACGGACCCGGTCGCCGGCCACGATGCCTTTCTCCTTGGCCAGCACCTCACCAATCTCGACGAACTGCTCGGGTTGGGCAATCGCGTTGAGCTTGCAATGCTTGCTCCAGAAGTGGAAATGCTCGGTCAGCCGGTAGCTGGTCGCGGCATATGGATAGTCCTTGGCCACGCCTAAGGAATCCCACACCGAATCGAAGATCCGCGCCGCCGGGTTGCTGGTGGCTTTCTTGTTTTCCGGGTGCAACGGGTTGATGCCGATCGGCGTTTCGAACGGTTCATAGTGCTCGGGGAAAGGTCCTTCATTCATCTTGTCGACGGCAAAGAACCGCGCCACGCCTTCGGGGTTCATGATGAACGGATTCATCCCGGCTTCCGGTGGCGAGTCGGCCTTGAAGTCCGGCACATCGGTGCCGCCCCAGACTTTGCCGTTCCACCACACCAGACGTTTTTTCTCGTCCCACGGCTTGCCTTGCGGGTCGCACGAAGCGCGGTTGTAGAGAATCCGTCGGTTCGCCGGCCAGGCCCAGGCCCAGCCCTGATGTTGCTTCATGCCATACGGATCGCTGTTGTCGCGCCGGGCCATCTGGTTGCCCGCCTCAGTCCAGCTGCCGCAGAAAATCCAGCAACCGGAAGCGGTGCTGCCGTCGTCCTTGAGCTGGCCAAAACCGGCCAGTTGCGCGTTGCCCTTGATCGCCGCGCCGGTAGCGTCAGTGAAGTCCGTGGTGGCATAGCCGTTGATTTCCTTGGCCAATTCTTCCGGCGAAGGCTCCTCGGCAATTTTGTACGGCCAGGACAGTTTGAGGATCGGCTCGGCATAAGCGCCGCCGTTGGCTTGGTAACGCTGGCGCAGACGGATAAACAGCTCGCTCATGATCCGCACATCGGTGCGCGCTTCGCCGGGGCCGTCGGCACCTTTCCAGTGCCATTGCAGCCAGCGGCTGCTGTTGACCAGCGAGCCGTCTTCTTCGGCGAAACAGGTGGTGGGCAGGCGAATCACTTCGGTCTGGATGCCAGCGGTTTCAACGTCGTTGTACGGCCCGACATTGCGCCAGAACTCCGAGGTTTCGGTGGACAGCGGGTCCATTACCACCAGCCATTTCAACTTGGCCAGCGCCGCCATCACCCGGTTCTTGTCAGGCAACGCGGCGATGGGGTTGAAGCCTTGGCACAGGTAGCCGTTGACCTTGCCCTGGCCCATCAGGTCGAACACTTTGAGGATGTCGTAGTTCGGGATGTCCAGTTTCGGCAGATAGTCATAAGCCCAGCGGTTTTCGAGCGTGGCATTCGCGCCGTACCAGGCTTTCATCAGGCTGACGTGGAACTTGCCGTAGTTTTGCCAATAGGACAGCTGCCCCGGACGCAACGGTTTTTGCGTGCGTTTGACGATGTAGGCGTCGTAATCCTGCTCCGCATCCTGCGGCAAGGTCATATAGCCCGGCAGCGAATTGGACAGCAAACCGAGGTCGGTCAGCCCCTGGATGTTGGAGTGCCCGCGCAAGGCATTGACGCCCCCGCCCGGCATGCCGACGTTGCCCAGCAGCAATTGCACCATGGCCGCGCTGCGAATGATCTGCGAACCGATCGAATGCTGCGTCCAGCCCAGCGCATAGAGAATCGTCATGGTCTTGCCCGGTTGCGAGCAGGTGGCGATTTCTTCCCAGATCTTCTGCATGGCATCCACCGGCATGCCGCAAATCTGGCTCGCCAGTTCGATGTTGTAGCGGCTGTAATGCTGCTTCATCAATTGATAGACGCAGTGCGGGTCTTGCAGGGTCGGGTCGACCTTGACGAAGCCGTCTTCACCGAGTTCATAACCCCAGCCGGACTTGTCCGTGTAGCTGCGTTTGGCCGCGTCGTAGCCGCTGAAGATTCCGTCCTCGAAGCCATAACCGGCTTTGACGATGAACGACACGTCGGTATAGGCGCGCACGTACTCGTGCTGGATCTTGTCTTCAGTCAGCAGGTAATTGATCAGGCCGCCCATGAAGGCGATGTCAGTGCCGGTGCGAATCGGCGCGTAATAGTCGGCCACCGAGGCGGTCCGGGTAAAACGCGGATCGACCACGATCAAGCGTGCCTTGTTGTGCGCCTTGGCTTCGGTCACCCATTTGAAGCCGCACGGGTGCGCTTCTGCTGCGTTGCCGCCCATCACCAGGATCAGATTCGCGTTGCCGATATCGGTCCAGGTATTGGTCATGGCACCACGGCCGTACGTCGGGGCAAGACTTGCCACCGTCGGGCCGTGTCAGACACGCGCCTGGTTATCGAACCCCAGCATGCCGAGACTGCGAACAACCTTGTGGGTGATGTAACCCGCTTCGTTGGACGCCGCCGAGGCCGCGAGGAAACCGGTGGTCAGCCAACGGTTTACCATTTGGCCCTGGGCATTCTTCTCGATGAAGTTGGCGTCGCGGTCGGCCTTCATCAAGTCGGCGACGCGATCGAGCGCTTCATCCCAGGAGATCCGCGTCCACTCGGTGGTGCCAGGTTTGCGCACCTCTGGGTATTGCAGACGACCGGGGCTGTGAATGAAGTCCAGCAAGCCGGCGCCTTTGGGGCACAGGGTGCCGCGGTTGACCGGGTGGTCGGAATCGCCTTCGATGTGGATGATGTTTTGCGCGACGTTCTTGGCGGCATCGCCCTGGCTGTACATGATCACGCCGCAGCCGACCGAGCAGTACGGGCAGGTGTTGCGGGTTTCATGGGTGTGGGCAAGCTTGAAGTGGCGCACCTGCTCGGCGAAGGCAGTCGCGGGGGCCATGCCCAGCGCGCCGAGGCTCGAGCCAGCAAGGCCGATACCAGCGACCTTGAAGAACTGACGACGGTTGAGGTCCATCGTGCACTCCTGTCAGGGGGAGACCCGGTACTTTTGCCGGGTTTTTCTGGACAATCACGGTTGTGGCAGTCTGGCTGCCGACATTTAAAACTGTAGACAATGTTAGAACTGACTGTGTGAAAACCGACCATCGGGCAATACCTTGTGGGAGCGAGCTTGCTCGCGATGGCGGCGGGTCATTCAACATCTATGCAAGCTGAGCCACCGCTTTCGCGAGCAAGCTCGCTCCCACAGGGGCTTGGCGTTTATCATGACTGTCGGATTTACCCTGCCCTTTATGAGACTGAGCATGACTTTCGATTTTGATCAGGTGTTCGACCGCCACAACACCGGCAGTACCAAATGGAGCCGTTACCAGGCCGACGTATTGCCGATGTGGGTGGCCGACATGGACTTCTCCGCACCGCCGGTGATCATCCAGGCCCTGCAAAAACGTCTGGAACACCCGATGCTCGGCTACAGCGTGGCCCAGGATGACTTGCGCGATGCCATCGTCGCTGACCTGTGGAACAAGTACGCCTGGCGCGTATTGCCTGAGGAGCTGATTTTCTTGCCGGGCGTGGAGTCGGGTTTCAACATGGCGCTGAATGCGCTGGTCCAGCCGCAGCAGAACGTCGTGGTTCAGGTCCCGAACTACCCGCCGCTGCGCCATGCGCCGGGGCACTGGGGTTTGAACAAGGTTGAACTCGAATTCGACGCGTTGGCGGACGGCACTTACGCCACGCCACTCGATGCCCTGAACCAGGCGCTGACCGGTGGCGGTGCGCTGCTGCTGAGCAACCCGCACAACCCGGTGGGCAAAGTCTTCCCGCGAGAAGAACTGCAAGCGGTCGCCGACATCTGCCTGGAGCAGGATGCCTGGATCATCTCTGACGAGATTCATGCCGAGCTGTGTTTCGACGGGCGCGTGCACATTCCGACGGCTTCCCTGAGCCCGGAAATCGCCAAGCGCACCATCACGCTGATGTCGGCGAGCAAGGCCTACAACATTGCCGGGCTGAAGACGTCTTTCATGATCATTCAGGACTCGGCTTTGCGTGCAAAGGTCAACCACGCCCGCTGCGGCATGGTCGACAGCGTCAACCCGTTGGGCATGGAAGCAACGCGCGTCGCCTACAGCGAAGGCGGCCCTTGGCTGGCCGGGTTGAAGGCGTATCTGCAAAGCAATCGGGATTATCTGGTGGAAGCGGTCAACACACGACTGCCGGGTGTGACCATGAATATCCCGCAAGGCACGTATCTGGCGTGGCTCGATTGCTCGGCGCTGGGACTGGATAACCCTCAGCAGTTTTTCCTTGAGCAAGCCAAGGTCGGGTTGAGCCCTGGTCTGGATTTCGGCGATGACAGCAAACAGTTCGTGCGCCTGAACTTCGGCTGCCCACGGGCATTGCTGGAAGAAGGCATTGCGCGGATGGAGCGTAGTTTGCTCAATCGCAAAGCCTGAATCCAGATCAAAAGATCGCAGCCTTCGGCAGCTCCTACGCGAAATTGCGTACACCCTGTAGGAGCTGCCGAAGGCTGCGATCTTTTGATTTTTCGCGACATGAAATCCAACCGAACTCAAGGCAAAACACCAGGGTCAACCCTTTGACTCTTCTGCCTTGCGAACGGAGATTTCCCAATGACTGCCTATCCCAAACCACCCTTCCCGAAGCAGGCCCAGCCAGTCCCCGGGTCCCAAAAGAAAATGGACCCGTACCCCGACTGTGGCGAACAAAGCTACAAGGGCTCAGGCCGACTGGACGGCAAGATCGCCCTGATCACCGGTGCCGACAGTGGCATCGGTCGCGCGGTAGCGATCGCCTTCGCCCGTGAAGGCGCGGATGTCGCCGTCGCCTACCTCAATGAACATGAAGACGCGCAGGAAACCGCACGCTGGGTCGAACAGGCCGGCAGGCAGTGTCTGTTGCTTCCCGGTGACCTGGCGCAGAAAGCGCACTGCCAGGCCTTGGTGGACAAGACGGTCGAACGCTTCGGCCGGATCGATGTGCTAGTTAACAACGCGGCGTTCCAGATGACCCACGAACACTTCGAGGACATCCCGGACGAAGAATGGGTGATGACCTTCGACGTCAATATCACCGCCATTTTCAGGCTCTGTCAGGCCGCGTTGAAGCACATGAACCCCGGCAGTTCGATCATCAACACCAGTTCGGTCAATTCAGACATGCCCAAACCCACCCTCCTGCCTTACGCCACGACCAAAGGTGCGATTGCCAACTTCACCGCTGGCCTGGGGCAGATGCTGGGGCCGAAGAACATTCGGGTGAATTGCGTGGCACCGGGGCCGATCTGGACGCCGCTGATTGTCTCGACCATGCCGGATGAAGAAGTGCAGAACTTTGGTGGGCAGACGCCCCTCGGCCGGCCGGGTCAACCGGTGGAAGTGGCGCCGATTTATGTGTTGCTGGCCTCGGATGAGGCCAGTTACATCACCGGGCAACGGTACGGGATTACCGGCGGCAAACCGATGCTTTAAATTGAACCTGCCGGCATTTCCAGAACTCCACATTTTATGGGCCCTCCTTTGGCGGGCCTTTCGATATCTGGAGCAGCACGCACCCGACGAGTACCGAGCATGAGCTTCATTTTATGGGTGGCGGTGTTGGGTGCCGTGCTGCTGACACTGGCACTGACGTCGTCGTACCTGCGCTGGATGCCGGTGACTACGTCGGCGGTATGCCTTGTGCTGGGTGTGGCGATCGGGCCAGCGGGGCTCGGGCTGTTGAAACTGGACACCGATAATGCGTCCACCTGGATGGAGCACCTGACGGAAGTCGCAGTGCTGTTTTCGTTGTTTGTCTGCGGTTTGAAGTTGCGCTTGCCGTTCAAGGATAAAAACTGGCGCATTGCCTACGGGCTGGCCGGTCCGGTCATGGTGCTGACCATTTCCGGCGTCAGCCTGTTGCTGCATTACGGTTTCGAATTGTCCTGGGGCGCGTCCGTGTTGATCGGTTCGATTCTGGCGCCCACCGACCCGGTGCTCGCTGCCCTGGTACAAGTCAACGACGCCCGGGATGATGACAGCGTGCGCTTTGGGCTGTCGGGTGAGGCCGGGCTCAATGACGGGATCGCCTTCCCGTTTGTCATCCTCGGCCTGCTCCTGGTGCAGCACGACGGCAACCCCGGCTGGCTGAGCGATTGGGTGCTACGCAGTCTGTTGTGGGCAGTCCCGGCCGGTTTGCTCACCGGCTACTGGATGGGACGCGGTATTGGCCGCCTGACCTTGTTGATGCGAATCCAGAATGACGACAGCACCCTTTCCCCGAATGATTATCTCGCCCTCGCCTTGATTGCCCTGGCTTATGTCGGGGCCGAGTCGATTCACGGTTACGGCTTTCTGTCGGTGTTTGCCGCCGGTCTGGGCTTGCGTCACGAAGAAGTCAAATCCACGGGCGACGACGAACTTCCCGCAGAGCATCTCGTTCAGCCTGTTGTGGGACATCAGAACGTCGAGCCACAAGACGCCGTTCATGGCGATACCGAGAACCTTGAAGACACCCAGGTCGCGGCGGGAATCATGATGGGCGACATGCTTGCCTTCGGTAGCCTGGTGGAACGGGCCATGGAAGTCTTTCTGGTAACGCTGCTCGGCGTGGTGCTGATGGCGCATTGGGACTGGCGTGCGTTGCCGATCGCTGGCGTGTTGTTTTGCCTGATACGACCGCTGAGCGTCATCGCCATGCCTTGGGGCAATTTGCTCAACGGGCGCCAGCGAATGTTGATTGGCTGGTTCGGCATACGCGGCATCGGCAGTCTGTATTACCTGTTTTATGCCCTGAACCACGGGCTGGGCGCGTCGATCTCAACACTCTGCATGGATCTGACCTTGTCCGTGGTCGCGCTCAGCATCCTCATCCACGGGATCAGTACTCAACCGATCCTGGCTCGATATGAACAACATAAAAAACAGGATATTTGATTTGAGGTCTGTGCGTTCAGGGTCGGAATTATCGAATTTTCACGTTCATAAATTTGAAATTCTTCGCGACCCGGCCAGTCACAACTCTAATCCCGCCCGGCTTTTGCACGGAGGGACTTGCCAGGTTCGGTTCCCCTGCGGCGTCGATACCTATCAACAGGAACCTTGAGAAAATCAGGTGCTGGTCATGATTCACTATTCCACCTCCGAAGAAATCAAAGCCTGCCGGGCCTTCGCCCTGGAACGTAATTGTCAAATGTTTGAAGACGCCCAGGCACTGAGCCGCAGCGCCTGGGCGTTACTTGAGGTGAGCGACATGGATGTGGAACGGTTTGATCGCTATCAGGCCATGCGCAGGAAGGCCGACTTGAAGTTCGAGGAAGCGATCGAGCACTTGCGGCTGCTCAACGAAGATTTCCCGCCTGTCTCGATGTCCACGCAAAACGCTCATCGTTTGCTCCAGCACCCCGAATCCCGAGCCTGAACTTGAAAAGCCCGGGCATAGTCGCCGGGCTTTTTATTGTCTGGAACATTAATGCTCCCCTGCGAACTGCATGAGTCAATTTCCGGACTCATGCAGGCTGCATGACCGCAGTTCGCCATCAGTCACTTCAACTTATTGTTTTATAAACAAGTTATCGCACCGGCAAACCGGCACGACAAATGCTCAAGGACAATGAGCGACTTTCGGCCTTGAGACCGTTCGCGCTCACCCCCTGACTCGTTGGAGAGACTCGACCATGAACGCCATAGACCTGTTGAAAGCAGACCATGAACGCGTAAAAGGCATCCTGACCCAATTAAGCGAATCCACCGAACGTGGTGTTAAAAAACGCGGCGAGTTACTGGCCAAACTGGAAATGGAGATCGCCATCCACACCCGTCTCGAAGAGGAGGTCTTGTACCCGGCGTACAAGAAGGCTGGGGGCAAGGAACAGGACGTCATGTATTACGAAGCCAAGGAAGAACATCGCACCGTAGATTCGCTGGTGCTGCCAGACCTGAAAGTCACCGATCCGTCCACCCCGGAATTCGCCGGTCGCGTGAAAGTGGTCAAGGAACTGCTGGAACATCACATTGAAGAGGAGGAAACGGAAATGTTTCCTCAGGCCAAAAAGCTGTTGGGTAAAGCCACCCTGGAGGAATTGGGCGCACAGATGGAAAGCTTGAAAGCCCAATACAAGAAAGAAATGAGCGCAGCCAATCTGGCGGCTTGATGCTGGTGGCGAGGCAGCAAAAGGCCCGGCATATGCCTAATGCTGGTCAGTTAAGGTGCAAAACCTGTGGGAGCGAGCTTGCTCCCACAGAGGTTGCGGTGTTCACCCCCTTAACTGACCGGCATTACGGCATATGCCGGGCCTTTTTTGTTGTTCGGTTCACGCGCCGGGGTTGGTCACCTGGATATAAAACGCGTAGCTCCCCAGCAGCACCCAGAAGGAGGCGAAAATCCATGGCGTACGCACCGAAAACAACAACGACTTGCGATACCCCTTATGGGACGATTCCATCTCACTGAACAGCGGCGACTCATCGTAAGCGAGGCCCATCAAGGGTTCGCTGCGCAACAACTCACTCTGCTTGAAATGCCAGTGATCGATGATGTCGTATGCCGCGCGAATCCCCGGCCAGGCGTTGAGCGAACTGAGCAGCCCCAATAGCGCCAGGAATGGCGGCACCACCAGGGTGAAGAGTTTTCCCCACTCGGGGTTGAGGTTGGACATGCAGGACGCGAAGGCAATCACCAAAAACGATTGCGCCGCCAGGTAGGCGTCGGTGCGATTGGCCAGAATGCTGGTTTCGTACTGGATTTCCCGGCGGTAGAAATCCAGGCGATCTTTGGGTGAGCCGAACATCTTCGCATTGTGTTCGGTCAGGCTTTCTTCGGTCGGGGCTTTGGTCAGTATTCTTGGCACAGGAGGGGCACGCACGGGGTAGGAAACGTTTAGAAGAAACGTCTACTGACAAGTTCAGCCGGATTTCAACGCGCCCTCCAGGCACCCATCAAGGCACCCTCGCCGCCATACACAGGATCGGCCAAGGGAAGTGGAACCTTGGCAATACGAGCAACGGACTGGTCGTGAGTCGTCGGGTCCGGACGCTGAATGTCATACTTTTCCTGGCCTTTTGGATAGGCACCAACGACCAGAAAATCACTGCTCTGGTCCAGGCTGCAGTGCCCGGTGCCCGCCGGCATAGGATGGCTCATGGCGGGAGTGCTCCAGGACGCTGTTAAAAACTCTGAGCCACTCGATGGCGAAAAATTCAAAGGCATCGTGAGGCAAAGCCTCGAACGGTGCCTCGTCACTGTGGTCCCTCACATAAGGGTCTGACATTAAGGAATGGGGATGGATTATCTCGATTGGGTGCAATGGCCAGCGATGCTGATCACGGTGCTGGCGGCGTGGTTGATCGGCTCGCAAAACCCCAGACGCAGGGTCTCGGGTTTCATCTGTTTTATTGTCAGCAATGTTTTATGGGTGATCTGGGGTTACCACACTCAAGCCTATGCACTGATCGTGTTGCAGTTTTGTCTGTGCGCCATGAACGTGCGCGGCTTCAAGAAGAACGCGGGATCCGCCGCCGAACATTGAGCTCGCTGGTCATTTCATGGCCGTGGCGATGATCTCCACCAGATTCAGTTGGGTAAAAGGTTTGGACAGGCGCGGAAGTCTGGTTGCGAAACCTTCCAGGCGCTCGGCGTAACCGGTGGCAAGGATGATCGGCAGGTCCGGCTTCATGGTGCGGATAGCCTGCGCCAGTTCCGCGCCACTCATCTGGGGCATGGCCATGTCAGTGATGACCAGGTCAATCGCTGACTCACTGTCGAATACTTTCAGCGCTTGCGCCCCGGACGTCGCACTGATCACCCGATGCCCCAGGTCTTCGAGTAACAGGCAGGTACTGGTCAACACCAGGCTGTCATCATCCACGACCAACACGCATAGACGGTGCATCGGCGGTGCGGCCTCCTCGGTAACGGGCTTGGCAACCGAACCAGTCGTGGCGATGGGTATCCACAGTTCGGCGATCGTGCCTATGTCCTTCTGGCTCTTGAGGACGAATCGTCCGCCCAGTTGCTCGATGTAACCATGCACCATCGAAAGTCCCAGCCCCGTGCCTTTGCCAACGCCTTTTGTGGTGAAGAACGGGTCCATTGCCGAAGCGAGTGTGGCGTCATCCATGCCCTCCCCCGTATCGCTGACACTCAGGCAGACATAACGGCCTGACAGCAGGGATAGCTGCGGTTGATCCCAGGTTTCTTCGGTCTTGGCACTGATCACGATTTTTCCGCCATGGGGCATTGCATCGCGGGCGTTGGTCACCAGGTTCAGCACCGCCAGCTCAAGCTGATTGACGTCGGCCAAGACCGGTTCCAGTTCTCGCGAAAAGCGGGTTTCAAGTACCACGGAAGGCCCAAGCGAGCTGCGCAACAGCCCGATGATCCCTTGCACCAGCGCCGGTATCTCGACGGGTTCGGCTTTGAGCTCCTGACGTCTGGCAAAAGCCAGCATGCGTTGGGTCAGAGAGACGCCGCGCAAGGCTCCCTGAGTGGCGTTGTCCACCAATCGGGTGATTTTCGGATCGTCCCCCACGCGTTTGCGGACGATTTCGAGATTGCCGAGGATGACGGTCAGCAAATTGTTGAAGTCGTGGGCAATG from Pseudomonas sp. ACM7 includes:
- a CDS encoding MalY/PatB family protein → MTFDFDQVFDRHNTGSTKWSRYQADVLPMWVADMDFSAPPVIIQALQKRLEHPMLGYSVAQDDLRDAIVADLWNKYAWRVLPEELIFLPGVESGFNMALNALVQPQQNVVVQVPNYPPLRHAPGHWGLNKVELEFDALADGTYATPLDALNQALTGGGALLLSNPHNPVGKVFPREELQAVADICLEQDAWIISDEIHAELCFDGRVHIPTASLSPEIAKRTITLMSASKAYNIAGLKTSFMIIQDSALRAKVNHARCGMVDSVNPLGMEATRVAYSEGGPWLAGLKAYLQSNRDYLVEAVNTRLPGVTMNIPQGTYLAWLDCSALGLDNPQQFFLEQAKVGLSPGLDFGDDSKQFVRLNFGCPRALLEEGIARMERSLLNRKA
- the fdxH gene encoding formate dehydrogenase subunit beta, which produces MASQDIIARSATTTVPSSVRNQEEVAKLIDTTKCIGCKACQVACSEWNELRDEVGHNLGTYDNPQDLTAETWTLMRFTEHETDAGNLEWLIRKDGCMHCAEPGCLAACPSPGAIIKHANGIVDFDQDHCIGCGYCITGCPFNIPRISQKDHKAYKCTLCSDRVAVGLEPACVKTCPTGAIVFGTKDDMKEHAAERIVDLKSRGFEHAGLYDPEGVGGTHVMYVLHHADEPRLYAGLPDHPTISPLVELWKGVSKPLGLLAMGLAVLAGFFHYVRIGPQLVEEDEHPSIPDPAVHEIDPSVHTYDPKGEDRP
- the fdnG gene encoding formate dehydrogenase-N subunit alpha, coding for MDLNRRQFFKVAGIGLAGSSLGALGMAPATAFAEQVRHFKLAHTHETRNTCPYCSVGCGVIMYSQGDAAKNVAQNIIHIEGDSDHPVNRGTLCPKGAGLLDFIHSPGRLQYPEVRKPGTTEWTRISWDEALDRVADLMKADRDANFIEKNAQGQMVNRWLTTGFLAASAASNEAGYITHKVVRSLGMLGFDNQARVUHGPTVASLAPTYGRGAMTNTWTDIGNANLILVMGGNAAEAHPCGFKWVTEAKAHNKARLIVVDPRFTRTASVADYYAPIRTGTDIAFMGGLINYLLTEDKIQHEYVRAYTDVSFIVKAGYGFEDGIFSGYDAAKRSYTDKSGWGYELGEDGFVKVDPTLQDPHCVYQLMKQHYSRYNIELASQICGMPVDAMQKIWEEIATCSQPGKTMTILYALGWTQHSIGSQIIRSAAMVQLLLGNVGMPGGGVNALRGHSNIQGLTDLGLLSNSLPGYMTLPQDAEQDYDAYIVKRTQKPLRPGQLSYWQNYGKFHVSLMKAWYGANATLENRWAYDYLPKLDIPNYDILKVFDLMGQGKVNGYLCQGFNPIAALPDKNRVMAALAKLKWLVVMDPLSTETSEFWRNVGPYNDVETAGIQTEVIRLPTTCFAEEDGSLVNSSRWLQWHWKGADGPGEARTDVRIMSELFIRLRQRYQANGGAYAEPILKLSWPYKIAEEPSPEELAKEINGYATTDFTDATGAAIKGNAQLAGFGQLKDDGSTASGCWIFCGSWTEAGNQMARRDNSDPYGMKQHQGWAWAWPANRRILYNRASCDPQGKPWDEKKRLVWWNGKVWGGTDVPDFKADSPPEAGMNPFIMNPEGVARFFAVDKMNEGPFPEHYEPFETPIGINPLHPENKKATSNPAARIFDSVWDSLGVAKDYPYAATSYRLTEHFHFWSKHCKLNAIAQPEQFVEIGEVLAKEKGIVAGDRVRVSSKRGHIEAVAVVTKRIRPLQVNNQVVHQIGIPLHWGFTGLTRHGYLTNTLVPFLGDGNTQTPESKSFLVNVEKV
- the fdhE gene encoding formate dehydrogenase accessory protein FdhE; this translates as MATILEPGEIEAAASSPPFLYLPPKNLFTLRALRLERLVVGHPLADYLRLVTGLCHVQQGLMDDPPVAAMPDAERLRVCQQHGLPPFAADSLVREDHWLPYLETLLQRYQPPPQPAVEKAVATLRSAHVGQLKAWAIALVSGQFTMLPAAVVPFLGAALQVAWSHWLLSTPDLALKPGDSLSQCPACGSPAMAGVIRHRSKYNGLRYLVCSLCACEWHVVRVKCVYCEQSKGLEYVSLDDDRYAANQAPLRAEVCPGCGSYLKLLYLENDAEAEALSTDLTSLLLDMRLEQEGYQRPAPNLLLAPGGG
- a CDS encoding SDR family oxidoreductase, with product MTAYPKPPFPKQAQPVPGSQKKMDPYPDCGEQSYKGSGRLDGKIALITGADSGIGRAVAIAFAREGADVAVAYLNEHEDAQETARWVEQAGRQCLLLPGDLAQKAHCQALVDKTVERFGRIDVLVNNAAFQMTHEHFEDIPDEEWVMTFDVNITAIFRLCQAALKHMNPGSSIINTSSVNSDMPKPTLLPYATTKGAIANFTAGLGQMLGPKNIRVNCVAPGPIWTPLIVSTMPDEEVQNFGGQTPLGRPGQPVEVAPIYVLLASDEASYITGQRYGITGGKPML
- a CDS encoding formate dehydrogenase subunit gamma, yielding MNDKPILRYTSNQRTNHWLVAILFFMAALSGLAMFHPALFWLSNLFGGGPWTRILHPFMGVVMFVLFLGLVIRFWRANFFITNDRLWLRRVGRVIKNEEEGVPPIGKYNPGQKLLFWTLLICMLVLLFSGLVIWREYFSEYFGITSIRWAMLLHALAGLILVLSIIVHIYAGIWIKGSVNAMLHGWVSRAWAKKHHELWYREVTRDEHPDRPISKKG